From a single Capsicum annuum cultivar UCD-10X-F1 chromosome 12, UCD10Xv1.1, whole genome shotgun sequence genomic region:
- the LOC107850768 gene encoding probable 1-deoxy-D-xylulose-5-phosphate synthase 2, chloroplastic: MAVSSGPVFRINQHPTSPYLTTPRFHNFTRKKFLVKASANGSDEIGGKIVRNKETDSLQIDFSGEKPPTPFLDTVNYPKHMKNLSKLDLEQLAAELRAEIVYSVAKTGGHLSSSLGVVDLTVALHHVFNAPEDKIIWDVGHQAYAHKILTGRRSKMHTMRKTSGLAPFPKRDESVYDAFGAGHSSTSISAGLGMAVARDLLGKDNHVISVIGDGAMTAGQAYEAMNNAGFLDSNMIVILNDNEQVSLPTATLDGPATPVGALSSALSKLQASRKFRQLREAAKTITKQIGPQAHEVAAKVDEYARGMISASGSTLFEQLGLYYIGPVDGHNIEDLVTILEKVKSMPAPGPVLIHVITEKGKGYPPAEAAADKMHGVVQFDPKTGKQFKVKSPTLSYTQYFAESLIKEAEVDDKIVAIHAAMGGGTGLNYFQKHFPQRCFDVGIAEQHAVTFAAGLATEGLKPFCAIYSSFLQRGYDQVVHDVDLQKLPVRFAMDRAGLVGADGPTHCGAFDVAYMACLPNMVVMAPSDEAELMHMVATAAAIDDRPSCFRFPRGNGIGAVLPLNNKGIPIEVGKGRILREGERVAILGYGSIVQQCLGAADILQTHNVRVTVADARFCKPLDADLIRTLAKEHEILITVEEGSIGGFCSHVSHFLSLNSILDGQLKLRSMVLPDRYIDHGAPVDQIEAAGLSSRHISATVLTLLGRPKEAMIVN; encoded by the exons ATGGCAGTTTCTTCAGGTCCTGTATTCAGAATCAACCAGCACCCCACTTCTCCATACTTGACAACTCCAAGATTTCACaactttactaggaaaaaa TTTCTTGTAAAAGCTTCGGCGAATGGCTCAGATGAAATCGGTGGGAAGATAGTAAGAAACAAAGAAACAGATAGTTTGCAGATTGATTTTTCAGGAGAAAAACCACCTACACCATTTTTGGATACAGTGAATTATCCAAAACATATGAAGAATCTATCCAAACTG GATCTCGAACAGTTAGCTGCAGAACTAAGAGCAGAGATTGTGTATTCAGTGGCAAAGACAGGAGGCCATTTGAGTTCGAGTTTAGGTGTTGTCGATTTAACTGTTGCTTTGCATCATGTTTTCAACGCTCCTGAGGATAAAATTATATGGGATGTTGGTCATCAG GCATATGCACACAAGATCTTGACAGGAAGGAGGTCGAAAATGCATACGATGAGAAAGACTTCAGGGCTAGCACCTTTTCCTAAAAGGGATGAAAGTGTTTATGATGCTTTTGGTGCAGGGCATAGTTCAACAAGCATCTCTGCTGGTCTTG GCATGGCGGTTGCTCGTGATCTTTTGGGCAAAGACAACCATGTCATTTCTGTAATCGGAGACGGAGCCATGACTGCAGGACAAGCATATGAGGCCATGAATAATGCAGGATTCCTCGACTCAAATATGATCGTCATATTGAATGACAATGAACAAGTTTCTTTACCAACCGCAACCTTAGACGGCCCTGCAACTCCAGTTGGAGCCCTCAGCAGTGCCTTAAGCAAACTCCAAGCTAGTCGTAAATTCAGACAACTTCGCGAAGCTGCAAAG ACTATAACAAAGCAAATTGGACCTCAAGCACATGAAGTTGCTGCTAAAGTAGATGAATATGCAAGGGGAATGATTAGTGCTTCTGGTTCCACTCTCTTCGAGCAGCTAGGATTATATTATATTGGACCAGTTGACGGACACAATATCGAAGACTTGGTTACTATTTTAGAGAAGGTAAAATCAATGCCTGCACCGGGGCCAGTTCTAATTCACGTTATAACGGAGAAAGGAAAAGGCTATCCTCCTGCTGAAGCAGCAGCTGATAAAATGCATG GGGTGGTACAGTTTGATCCGAAAACAGGAAAGCAATTTAAGGTCAAGTCGCCAACGCTTTCATATACTCAATACTTTGCTGAATCACTGATAAAAGAAGCTGAAGTTGATGACAAGATTGTAGCTATACATGCTGCAATGGGTGGTGGAACTGGCCTCAATTATTTCCAGAAACATTTCCCCCAACGTTGTTTTGACGTTGGCATTGCTGAGCAACATGCAGTTACCTTTGCAGCTGGTTTAGCTACAGAAGGTCTAAAACCGTTCTGTGCTATCTACTCCTCGTTCTTACAACGAGGCTATGATCAG GTGGTGCACGATGTGGATCTTCAGAAGTTACCTGTCCGGTTTGCAATGGACCGAGCTGGTTTGGTTGGTGCAGATGGTCCGACACATTGTGGAGCATTCGATGTGGCATACATGGCTTGTTTGCCTAATATGGTAGTCATGGCTCCATCGGACGAAGCAGAGCTAATGCACATGGTTGCAACAGCAGCAGCTATTGATGATAGGCCTAGCTGTTTCAGATTTCCGAGAGGAAATGGAATTGGTGCAGTTCTTCCTCTTAACAATAAGGGAATACCAATTGAG GTTGGTAAGGGAAGAATACTGAGAGAAGGTGAAAGAGTTGCCATTCTGGGATATGGTTCTATAGTACAACAATGTTTGGGAGCTGCAGACATTTTGCAAACACATAATGTAAGAGTAACAGTAGCTGACGCTAGGTTCTGCAAACCACTGGATGCTGATCTTATTAGGACATTAGCCAAAGAACATGAAATCCTGATCACTGTTGAAGAAGGATCGATCGGAGGATTTTGCTCACATGTGTCTCATTTCTTAAGCCTTAACAGCATCTTGGATGGACAACTTAAG TTGAGGTCAATGGTACTTCCAGATAGATACATTGATCATGGTGCACCAGTAGATCAAATTGAAGCAGCTGGATTATCATCAAGGCATATATCTGCTACAGTTTTAACACTATTGGGAAGGCCAAAGGAAGCTATGATAGTAAATTAA